ACTGAAGCTAAACgttattgaaatcaatggtatTTTCTTGTGAGTAAATGTAGTCAGGAGTGTAATGCTAACCCACAGATGAAgacaaggaaagaagaaaagacacttcACAAACTTTGGCATACATTGTCTTCATGAGTATCACCTATACAAGTTCAGTCTTGCTCAGACTAAAAATGAAAATCACATGCAAAGTGTGTTGCCAAAAGGTTAGGGCAGCTGCTACTTTTCTCGTAAGTTTTAGTTGCAGTCCTGTTGGCTGATCCTATGTTGTGCAGCATTTTCCTAAAACCATTCCAAAACTAAACTCAAGAAACATTCCAATTTGTCTTGCCGAGTGTTCCTCCATTACTGTTCTACTACAGTGTATTAGCTAGGACAAGCAGTCCACACAGGTGCCTGAGTAGGGCTGGTTAGAAAAGTTTTCTAGCCTGCCTCTTCTGGAAACTGTTAGGATTGCGTTGAGTCTCAGTCCTAATCTGACTCCTTTTTCAGATGACTTGCCAAGAACTTGGAGGAGGCTGATGCATCACCAACTTGGCTAGAAAAACGATTTGGGAAGAAAGCCCTGCGACAGAGGAAGCATGACGAGGAATTGATTGAGCAATGACAAGAAGAAGCAATATTATGGCCTCCTCTCAGGAGCTGTCTGCCAGCTTTCATCAGCTCAGGCCTTTCATCTCCTGCTACATATAAAGGCATGTTCATTATGTATCTTAGAGGGAGACTGAAGTGCATATCATTCAATGACACTACGACCACTGCTCAGCCTGGAATCTAAGCAAGCCCAGAGGCACAGGAGGTTCTAAGCTGCCCACTTTGCTAGGCAAAACCTCAATCTGTAACAGAATTAAGTTACTGTTAATGTACTATCCTGTACGATTTGAAATCAGCTCTACCATATTTCAATGCCTGATTAGCACATATAAGTAGCATGAGCACACTTTTCCTCTTAGGCTCAtctcccctcctcctgcccaCACCAAGTCTTTTCCCGAACTTTAACTTTCAGCAGTCATGCTGGAATGCAGCCATCTGAATACAGGAACTCATGTACCATGCTGTTCAAAGTGCAAATGTACTTGAGACAGTGTCAGGATTTCCACTATAAACCAAACAGCATTTTCCCAGAAATGGAGAAGGGCTGGCACTAatggctaaaataaaataataaaaaaaacccgcCAGAAACAAACCTAAGTGGAAACTTAGCACAAAAAATGCACTTGAAATATTTCGGAAAATATTTTGAGAGTAGTTTTAATATAAGCATGGaaacaaccttttttttaaaaaaaaaaacaccaacaacaaCCCCATGTTATTATTTAATATGTATTTAGTTCTTTCAGTATATGTAGCACCTTTCAGAGTTTTATAGGCAAAAAATATTAAGCTTTGTGCCTCCAAGGAACTTACAAATATAATATAGAGAGAAATGGAGGCAGGAAAAAGAGAGCCAAGGGTAGCAAGGGATGAATGTGGGCAAATGCATTTAGtgtgcctctgaatcccagtccCTAAACACCCAACTGGATACTACAGACTACTGATATTTACAGGCAGAAAAGAGGAAGCTATTATTACAATCAATCCACTTAAAATTAATTCCCTGTTAGTATTTTAGGAACAAAATTGCTCAAACTCAGGTTTTTCAAGTAATtcacagccttttaaaaatagctCCAGCACTCGCAAAAGATGCACAAATGACCGCCTGTCCAGCCCCTTTTGTTTGTCAAGCAGCAGTTACTGATCTAATGATATGGTTGTGTTGGTCTATGGCCCTTTGAAGCTGATGACTTATTCTTTCCTTAACAGTATGGATTCTAAATGTTTACAAAATGAAGATTGCTGCTTCCCCACTTTAAGAACAGAAAGGAACTGTGAGCACTGGAGGATAACAGGAATCCCAAAAGGAACCTTTTAATCAGAAGACAGATTATTTGCAGACAGACTAAAAAGCTCCTTGGCCTAAGATGTGTGTGGGCTCACTGTGACTTGGCAGCCCTACATGCTCATGCAGATGAAGGTCTTGGACTAAACCCTTAGAAGGACATTCTGTAATCTTCATTTTACGCACCATTTAAGTCACAGCCTACAAAACTGGTCAGAAATTCAACAACTTGTGTACAGTTTTCTTCTTCCCACAAATTCCAGAAAAAAGATTAAATATTAATCATCACAATTTCTTTGAGATTTTAAAGATAACCTGGGCAGTAATCCTTACTAGGTAATTATCACTGGActtaatcttcttcttctttggcaatcacttgtagctgagtaagattgtcttccatgaaaacaaTCTTAACAGTGagcctgtaagtgactgtggaggccaattttgcatgcacacacacatccttccacagtggggacatgggtttctgggtgggaattgatcacagtgagggtttgccaagcatgccttcctcttagctcatttctcccttttgtcttcaaaacccatgacacctttggtaaaggctgttctccaactggagcgcctgcaggccagtgtttcccagttgtcagtgtttatactacatttttaaagatttgccttgagaacacctttaaacctcttttattgtccaccagtatttcgccttccattcttaagttgggaatagagtagttgctttggaagacaataaccaGACacctgaacaacatgaccagtccaatgaagttgatgttgaagaatcattgctttgacactggtgatcttttcttcttccagtacactgacattagtttgtctgtcttcccaagtgatgtgtacttTTTTTCAGAGAcatcgttgatggaatcttttgaggagttggagatggtgtttgtaaGTGGTCCTTGTTTCGCAAGAGTACAGTAAAGTTGGTTGTAAACGAGCATttgggtttccctgtgaatgtcccagtcttcaaacactTGGCACTACAATCAGAAGAAAGCTGTGCtggcagagctcaggcgatgctggatttcggcatcaatgtcagcccttgtggaaagataactgcccaggtaggaaaagtcatcaacattttccaacattacaccgttaagttggatttgtggcactgcagaggagttttttgtgcttgttggtccagcactttggtttttgtttcGATATTGAGCTATGCTATATCCCACACCACCATTCCCCCTGTGCAAAGGAGTTGTCCCTTCTTTCCTCTCGTCTCCTGCATTCCCCCGTTACTCACtctcaaaatctgttccagaggtttaGGGGgctttctggagcagattttgggggtgcatTGGGTGCAAAGAGGAAAGTGAAGTCTTGATGTGTGAGAACTCTGCATACAGCATTggatttctgagtaaatatgtataAGTTTACCCTGTTAATCAAGAATATTCTAAATGATTGAAAGTGCTTGTGCTTTGAcagctgttggaaatgtaaggtgaTAAGAAAAAGAGTACCATCTGTGTCCCAAGTACACATAAAAAAACCAATCAGAACCAGGTCTGCTTCTGCAAAATATTTGCACTTTACAGATACAACTCTGAAAAATAAAACTTCATGGATGTATTTAAGCTAGGCTTCAATCCAACTATGAGGGAATATTTTAATAGTCCTATCTGTTTACAGCCATGCTGGCAGATTACTTGAACCATTTGCTTAAGCACTTTGCAAGAGCAAGAATTAAGAAACTTGTGCATCGTGACTGTCAAACGTCATCAGCAGAACACTGGCAACATTCCAGGTGCAATAGCACTGCCATGACAAAGAATCAGTGAACTCAGTAAAGAGTCATCTCGAGATTACTAATTCTGTAGCCACAACATAATTTACAAGGAACTAAATGTTTAAAGATTGGTTGCTTTCCATCTACGGATGATATTCACATTAGTCgtagttttgtttatttgtttgtttcagaaCGAAAGTACAACCAAAAGGGTTCAGATACAGAAGTGGTTCCTTCTCTGATTTATAATGGTTTGTGGCTGACCCACCATTTTCTTATCTGGTTTGTTTAGGATTCTCTTAAGAGAAAAaagatggtggtggggaaagaTATGAATTGCTGGTTCTTACATAATGTATTTAAGAGCTCTTCAGAGAAAAGGTAgggttataaatgcaataaatagataACAACCTTCTCCTGTACCCTCCCTCCCCTCACACCTTATGATTCCTTTCCTTGCTTCCTGGTTTGAGACAAATCAGTTTGCCATTTTGTGCTAGTCACACAGCTAAGGACTGGAATCAAAGATGAAATGGTGGTTTCTAGAACTATGAGTAGTATAATTTCAGCTTCAGccctgtataactgaaggagcgtctccaccccatcattcagcccagacactgagggccagttctaagggccttctggtggttccctcaatgtACAACCAGGCAGAAGGCATTTTCAGCAGTCACACTCAccctgtggaacaacctcccgtcaaatgtcaaagagttaaacaactatataacttttgtagacatctgaaggcagccctgtttcaggaagcttttaatgcttgatgtgatttttttattatttccctcTGTattcttgttggaagctgcccagagtggctggggcaacccagtcagataggtggagTATAAaacatatgatgatgatgatgatgatgatgatgatgacaaaccatatttgctgattcaaactaTGTGTCATGTTAAGGAGGAGGGTCTGAGGGTATCTAAACAGCTTCTCACAGTGCAGAAAAGATATAGGTACTTTAAAGTAAACTACAACATAGTCATTCTTCTGAGAAATATCCAGAACACCTGCTAGCTATAAAGGAAACTTTAGCTAGTGTCTTAAGTTTTACCCTGACCATAATCCTGAATTATAACATGGGCTTGTTAAATGCAGTCTTCTGGAGACTAAACTACTTGGAACAGGTCTTTACATTTAGCATAAAGAAAATCTTGTTGAGAATGCATCCTTATCCACATACCACAAACATATCCAATATGTTTCACTTTTTGCCTTTTCATACACTTACCTGCAATCCCTTGTAGCAGCCCACAGACATTAAAAATACTTTTCTTCATAACGCTCTGTACACACATGGTGAAAACAGATACAAATGCAACAGCACAGAGTATCATGATCCCCGCAGCAAGGAAAATAGCCGTCGCCTGCCAGAATCCACTGGCAATCTCGTTGAAGTTTTCAGCATAAGGGCCACAAAGCGTGTCGGGCATCGATGATTTCATGTGTGAGAGTCTGATACAACGTCCGTAGATCCCTAAGGTTGGACGAAACGGCTCCAGCGATCCTCCCATCCCATTGTCCATGCCCTCAGAATTCCCAGGTTTTGCCttgccaatcagccaatcagcactcATGAAGGCTATGAGCTCTGCAAATGCCACAACAATACTCAGGAGCGTCCACAGCATTGAGCGGCAAGTGACAATGACATGACACATATTGCTGTCCAAGTGCTTGCAGCCAAAGCAGTTCAGAGCCTGAAATCCAAGATAAAAAGGGATAAGTATATATGAATGGAAATTAATGGGGAGTGGGTATGATCCTGTTTCCACTCAGCTCTTCTCCAGTAGCAGAAATGGGAGGTATTCTCAGCAGAAGTTAGATAAGCAACATTTTGCAGGCAGTCCATTCATTGATTCTAAACGTTtagtttctctttcctcctcttccgtTGCAGAGCACTGAagtatgtgtgtctgtgttaaTAATATTCATACTGGCACATGACGTTACAATAGTGTGTGGGAGGCTCCAGAGAACAGCCTACTGGTTTGACATCACATAcctaaaagagagaaaagaagaagggtgtggggggagagaatgttagccctgaagggagaaaaaaatgttttaactatACCCCCACGGTTTTTGTGAACAATCCAAGTTTTTAAGCAAAGATCTAAATCAACATCTAATAGTTTTAACATGGGCTTGTCAAATGCAGTCTGCTGGAGGCTTTCCCAGTTTTTAACCTCAGCGGGGTTATTAATCTCCTGAGGCAGCGCCTGTACTTACAGTATCAGTTCCACACCATCCGATTTACCAGTTGTTTGTCAAAAGCTTTACAAGTTTCACAGAAACTCCCAAGCACACCCATCCATTCAAACTCCTCCTTGGAAATTACACGCCAGTGGTAGCTGTCCAGGTTAAGGAAGAttgaatgaaaataaaaagacTGAACTGCCTCGTCTATGAGCACAAAGGCATAGT
This genomic stretch from Podarcis muralis chromosome 11, rPodMur119.hap1.1, whole genome shotgun sequence harbors:
- the LHFPL2 gene encoding LHFPL tetraspan subfamily member 2 protein, translating into MCHVIVTCRSMLWTLLSIVVAFAELIAFMSADWLIGKAKPGNSEGMDNGMGGSLEPFRPTLGIYGRCIRLSHMKSSMPDTLCGPYAENFNEIASGFWQATAIFLAAGIMILCAVAFVSVFTMCVQSVMKKSIFNVCGLLQGIAGLFLILGLILYPAGWGCQKAIDYCGHYASAYKLGDCSLGWAFYTAIGGTVLTFICAVFSAQAEIATSSDKVQEEIEEGKSLICLL